Proteins encoded together in one Cicer arietinum cultivar CDC Frontier isolate Library 1 chromosome 4, Cicar.CDCFrontier_v2.0, whole genome shotgun sequence window:
- the LOC101489415 gene encoding uncharacterized protein — MNDQSKMMMNLNQMNQPQMMNQVPMMNQPQVINQSQTQLLSHTHNQGMNQQPQPQMKTSQIMMNQNQPQMMNRGYNKVWSQQLPLDPNMKFQNPNMKPNFPPSKPGRSNNNWKGKKVSDKRKDIRRMEKPNQSISIGIPNSSVGYQPPTLHELQSQNRLKARKFYPKKKFNPRFAPYAPRNTTSFIIRAKKSGGIASLVSPCPVTPAVLPTPILSPSREMLGDMAKEEWGVDGYGSMKGLIRLRDVHDDEDEEDGGGGSSESDVEEHVEVERRLDHDLSRFEMIYPNYGGGEYNNVLENRVDDQDSHIAQLEEENLTLRERLFLMERELGDLRRRLLFLERQNQVVEDVNEEVVENGSDNESDGGSDLPVMGIENNVEIVDSMLESERNGDIDASATAKLDNDGVSEAEDDAFMEESVPNVVVVNQDEIKGNEMGGGFVFNNEVKEENNEQKGELATQLCLPDEVFAKENDAVDTKESGENEMIDRNDESKTHVATHESTDGLLIEKDECQSQIVGTSSETVGDDDLSVPH; from the coding sequence ATGAACGATCAATcgaagatgatgatgaatttGAACCAGATGAACCAGCCTCAGATGATGAATCAAGTTCCGATGATGAATCAGCCTCAGGTAATTAACCAGTCTCAGACTCAGTTACTTTCTCACACACACAATCAAGGAATGAATCAACAACCTCAACCGCAGATGAAGACATCTCAGATTATGATGAATCAGAATCAGCCTCAGATGATGAATCGTGGTTATAATAAGGTTTGGTCTCAACAGCTTCCTCTGGACCCTAACATGAAGTTTCAGAACCCTAATATGAAACCTAATTTCCCTCCTTCGAAACCTGGACGAAGTAATAATAACTGGAAGGGAAAGAAGGTTAGTGATAAGCGCAAAGATATTAGGAGAATGGAAAAACCTAACCAAAGCATTTCCATCGGTATTCCGAACAGCAGTGTCGGTTACCAACCACCAACTCTTCATGAGTTGCAATCTCAGAATCGTTTGAAAGCACGTAAGTTTTATCCTAAGAAGAAGTTTAATCCTAGATTTGCGCCTTATGCGCCCAGGAATACGACTTCCTTTATTATTCGTGCTAAGAAGTCCGGTGGTATTGCATCGCTTGTGTCGCCTTGTCCTGTTACCCCGGCTGTGCTTCCTACCCCTATATTGTCTCCTTCGAGGGAGATGTTGGGGGATATGGCGAAGGAAGAGTGGGGTGTTGATGGATATGGGTCAATGAAGGGTTTGATTAGGCTTCGAGATGTTcatgatgatgaagatgaagaggaTGGTGGTGGTGGGTCTAGTGAGAGTGATGTAGAGGAACATGTGGAGGTAGAAAGGAGGCTCGACCATGATTTGAGCCGGTTTGAGATGATATATCCGAATTATGGAGGTGGTGAGTATAACAATGTGTTGGAGAATAGGGTAGATGATCAGGATTCCCATATAGCACAATTGGAGGAAGAGAATTTGACATTGAGGGAGCGCCTTTTCCTAATGGAGAGGGAGTTGGGTGATCTACGGAGGAGGTTACTGTTTCTTGAGAGGCAGAACCAGGTTGTGGAAGACGTCAATGAGGAAGTGGTGGAGAATGGGTCTGATAATGAAAGCGATGGGGGATCAGATTTACCTGTTATGGGAATTGAGAATAATGTTGAGATAGTTGATTCCATGCTGGAAAGTGAGAGAAATGGAGACATTGATGCCAGTGCTACTGCTAAGTTAGACAATGATGGAGTATCCGAAGCTGAAGATGATGCTTTTATGGAAGAGTCTGTTCCGAATGTGGTGGTTGTGAATCAGGATGAGATCAAAGGTAATGAAATGGGGGGTGGCTTTGTGTTTAACAATGAAGTGAAGGAAGAGAACAATGAGCAGAAGGGTGAATTAGCAACACAACTGTGTTTGCCAGACGAGGTTTTTGCCAAAGAAAATGATGCCGTGGATACAAAAGAAAGTGGTGAGAATGAAATGATTGATAGAAATGATGAATCAAAAACCCATGTAGCAACACATGAAAGTACAGATGGCTTATTGATTGAGAAGGATGAATGTCAGAGTCAGATAGTTGGAACAAGCTCAGAGACTGTTGGAGATGATGATTTGTCTGTCCCACATTAG